In Chiroxiphia lanceolata isolate bChiLan1 chromosome 2, bChiLan1.pri, whole genome shotgun sequence, a single genomic region encodes these proteins:
- the CDX2 gene encoding homeobox protein CDX-2, protein MYVSYLLEKDGPMYPGPVRHSGGLNLAAQNFVGAPQYADYGGYHVNLDGAQSPGPAWPAPYTAPLRDDWGTYGQGAPPAAGSVHGLNGGSPAAPMAYSPADYHHHHHHPHAHHHAGPAPHCSAGVMQPLNAASVAASAAPEPLSPGGQRRGLCEWMRKPAQPPLSSQVKTRTKDKYRVVYTDHQRLELEKEFHYSRYITIRRKAELASNLGLSERQVKIWFQNRRAKERKINKKKLQQAQPGGAEPLSPSASLQGPATGAAAAGLGPAAPQ, encoded by the exons ATGTACGTGAGCTACCTCCTGGAGAAGGACGGGCCCATGTACCCCGGCCCGGTGCGGCACTCGGGGGGACTCAACCTGGCGGCGCAGAACTTCGTGGGCGCCCCGCAATACGCGGACTACGGCGGGTACCATGTGAACCTCGACGGCGCCCAGTCCCCCGGCCCGGCCTGGCCCGCGCCCTACACCGCCCCGCTCCGCGACGACTGGGGCACCTATGGCCAAGGGGCACCGCCGGCCGCCGGCTCCGTCCACGGCCTCAATGGGGGCTCCCCCGCCGCCCCCATGGCCTACAGCCCCGCCgactaccaccaccaccaccaccacccgcATGCCCACCACCacgccggccccgcgccccaCTGCTCCGCCGGGGTCATGCAACCTCTCAACGCCGCCAGCGTCGCCGCCAGCGCCGCCCCCGAGCCGCTCTCCCCCGGTGGGCAGCGCCGCGGCCTCTGCGAGTGGATGAGGAAGCCGGCGCAGCCCCCGCTCAGCAGCCAGG TTAAAACCAGGACGAAAGACAAGTACCGAGTCGTGTACACTGACCACCAGCGGCTGGAACTGGAGAAGGAGTTTCACTACAGCCGCTACATTACCATCAGGAGGAAAGCGGAGCTAGCCTCCAACCTGGGGCTGTCGGAGAGGCAG GTGAAAATCTGGTTCCAGAACAGGCGGGCGAAAGAGAGGAAGATCAACAAAAAGAAGTTGCAGCAGGCGCAGCCCGGCGGCGCGGAGCCTCTCAGCCCCAGCGCCTCATTACAGGGTCCCGCGACgggggcggccgccgccgggctcggccccgccgccccccagTGA
- the PDX1 gene encoding pancreas/duodenum homeobox protein 1 encodes MNTEEQYYASAQLYKESCAFQRAQAQDYNPSPPACLYMGRQQQTPYPSALGALEQGSPPDISPYEVPPITEDAGVSHLHHHHHHAHLPPPHQDALPFSDGADTGAVEEPRVQVPFAWMKSTKSHAWKGQWTGGSCVVEPEENKRTRTAYTRAQLLELEKEFLFNKYISRPRRVELAVMLNLTERHIKIWFQNRRMKWKKEEDKKRGAGNSNDPEQDCVVTSGELQNKEDLQPCPAGNLTSGASRDLLAPSLAPRRQQDSR; translated from the exons ATGAATACCGAGGAGCAGTATTACGCCTCGGCGCAGCTCTACAAGGAGTCGTGCGCGTTTCAAAGAGCTCAGGCGCAGGACTACAACCCCAGCCCCCCCGCCTGCCTGTACATGGGCAGGCAGCAACAGACTCCTTATCCCAGCGCCTTAGGGGCTCTCGAGCAAGGCAGCCCGCCAGACATTTCACCTTACGAGGTGCCCCCCATCACTGAGGATGCCGGGGTCTCCCACCTTCATCACCATCACCACCAtgctcatcttcctcctccccaccaggaCGCGTTGCCTTTCTCAGACGGGGCGGACACGGGGGCTGTAGAGGAGCCCCGAGTGCAGGTGCCTTTCGCCTGGATGAAGTCCACCAAATCTCACGCCTGGAAGGGACAGTGGACCG GGGGGTCCTGTGTAGTCGAACCGGAGGAGAACAAGAGGACGAGGACGGCGTACACGCGggcacagctgctggagctggagaaggagttTCTCTTCAACAAGTATATCTCCAGGCCGCGGCGGGTGGAGCTGGCTGTCATGTTGAACTTGACCGAAAGGCACATCAAGATCTGGTTCCAGAACAGGCGGATGaagtggaagaaggaagaggacaAAAAGCGCGGGGCGGGCAACAGCAATGACCCCGAGCAAGACTGCGTGGTGACCTCCGGAGAGCTCCAGAACAAGGAGGATCTCCAGCCGTGCCCCGCCGGGAACCTGACCTCGGGGGCCTCCAGGGACCTTCTCGCCCCCAGCCTAGCACCCAGAAGACAGCAGGACTCTCGATGA